TTAGTTGGATTTTATTCGTGACTAAAGATAGTATTCCTAAATCTAAAATTCCTGAAGCTCTTTCGGCTTTACGCTCTTTGGGTACTAAGGAATTGGATGAGATTCCGGCTCGCGCAGCTATTAAAAAGATGCGTCGTCAAATTGAACGAGTGCTTCGTCTTGGCTATTCTTACCAAGAAGTTTCTGAAACTTTGGCAGGCTTGGATATCAATATCAGTGCTGAACGTATCCGTTATTTACTCAACGATATCAAGAAGTCTACTCGCAAAAAGTCTGTCACTTCTACAGTTGCTGAGAATAGCAATACACAAGTTGTTGATGAATCGGGTAAGAGTGAAAATTCTGTAACTGAGTCTAGAAGTTCTCAGTCTGTTGAAAAATCTCAAGTTAAATCACAACCACAATCAAAATCTAAAACTGCATCTGCCAAGACTAAATCAACTTCGACTGCGAGTTCTAAAACTACTAAACAACCTTTGGATGTGAAAGTCAGCCCAAATCAAAATAATTCTGGGTTGGCTTTTCAACCTGAATTGATTAGAGATGAGGATTTGTAAATGGCAGTTAAATCTAAGCAATTAGCTGATGGAGTAACTCTAGAAAAACCAAGTACTCCATCAAAATCAACTGGGCGGTTGGTGTTAGTTACTGGTGATAAGGGAGGAACGGGTAAAAGTGTGGTGGCGCGGATTCTCCTTGATATTTACCGTCACAGAAATATCAACTGCATTGCTTATGAATGTGACAAGTCAAATCCTCAGCTTTATCGTCACTACAATAAGTTAGAACCCGGGGTGCGAACACTCAAACTAAATCAGCGGGGTGGTGCTGATGCTTTGCAGGATGATTTGAAGTGTTTTTCTCCTCAAGTTTCTTTGGTGGATCTGCCTGCTGGGGCTGCGGAATATTTTGAGTCGGTGGCTAAGGATATTTTTTTATTTCAAAATGCCCAACGTTTGGGTTATCGCATCACGATGGTGTCGGTTTTGGGAAGGGTGAAGGATAGTCTGTTGCAGTTGAAGCGGTTGGTAGATTTCTGTGGCGACAAGGTTGATTATGTTGTGGTGAAAAATCTCTATTGGGGTGATGAGCATAAGTTCACTCGCTACAACAATTCTAAGGTGAAGCAGTCTGTGGAAGCTTTGGGGGCTGTTGAACTTTTATTGCCTGAGTTATATGACGATATTTTTGATTTGATTGACTCGAAAGACCTAACGTTCAGAGAAGCGCTGGAGCATGAGGATTTCAGTTTGAGTAATCAGTCTAGAATTTATGGCTGGATTGATGCGGTTGAAACTGAGTTCTCTAAGGCTGCTGTAGAGTTGGGGTTAGAGTAATGGCGATCGCAAATGGTAAGGGTAATGGTGGGGTATCGCATTTAGATAGGTTGCTGTCAGAAAAATCACCAGAATTTCAGGCTAAGGTGCTGCGGTTTGCGCTGGATTCTGGGATGAAGCAGGATGACCCTGCTTTTCGGCTGGTGCAGTACATCGGTTATTTGGCACAACTGACAGAAACTGCACCAAATGATTGGAAGTTATTGTTTGAAAATTTGCAGGTAGAGCTAAACCAATGGAGTCAACTGACGGCGGAACAATTGAAGACCCAAGCCGACCACACGGAGAATATCAAAAATTTAGCAACGAGTTGCAATCAGCTAGGGATAGCCTTGAGTGCTTTAAATCAAACGTCGCTGCAACAGCTAGAGCTATTGAAGAACTTAACCAATCTCTCCAATTATTGGAGCAATACCTCCCCCAACCACACAGAGAAGTTGATTGCTCCGTTGAGAGAGGAATTGAAGCAGATGAAGACTATGATATCGAGCCATCAATTGAGCCACAGCGTCGCCGTGGATTTGGCCGCTAAAAATTGGGCGAGGGCTGCTTTTGTTTCGCTTTTCACTCCGGTAACATTTTTTATTCTGTTTACGATTTATTCACGCTTTTTTCCTCTGAGTCTGCCTTATGAGGCACAAACTTCTTTGGAGAAGATTGAACAGCAGACTGGTTGGACTAATACTAAGCTGCAACGAGTTGAGCGTAATTTGGGGACTGATCCTAACTCTAGGCGACGGCGGTAAAAGCACAGTTGTTTGTCAGTCAATTAAAAAAACTGGGTCTGCATTACACTTTTTAGCCCATTAGTGTAATGCTACACTGTGCTTTTACCCGCTGGATGACCAAATTGTGATAGGCGGTGTCTGCCACTGCCACCAAATCCACTCGTTGAGCTACCCAGATTGTAGCAGGCTGCGGCAGACACTCCGCTACGCCGCCTATAAGTTAAGAGTTGCTTAGTATATAACAGTATAAAAATTGACTAAAAAATGGTAAAATATAAAAAGTGCTCTTACTCTCACAACGATACTTTATTAAAATCGACACTTTTTTAGTCTGAATACCTTCAACTTGAGATTTGTTGTAACTGTGCTGTGTGAGCAAATGATTTTTTACAAGCATTAGAGGAACATATACCGCAAATTATTCATTTCAATTGTTATGGCAGTAACTTGAACGAAGTTTTATTTATAGATAATAACCGAGAGTTTAAACTAGTTAATTCTATTGCATTAAAAGACAATATCTGAATGGAGCCATGAATAACTTTGATTCTGAAGATAGGTACTCTGAAATTGAAAGTTTAGTTGCCTCAAACGAGCTAGACATCGCAACAAAGCGATTGATGGATTTTGCAAAAAATTTTTTAGATAACAGCAAAACTAAATTTGAAATTATAGATATTCGAGCTAAATATGTAGAATTATCTAGGGAAATGCGGTGTTATGGCGTAACAGATGCAATCAATAATAGGCTAACAGAACTAAGATTTCAAATTTTAGAATTTGCTACATATATTAAAACAAATCAGCAATTAAATAATCCAGATATAAATAATCTTGAAGAGCCAGGCTTAATTTTATCAAAATCTGAGCAATTACAAATTAACTATGATAACCCATATCAGAATGATGATAATCAAGGAACAACTCAGCTTGAAATAGCAAAAATGCGATTTCTGGAAAAGCAAAAATCGCAAAAAAAATCCAATTCTTCATTTGTATTTGAATGCAAAGAAATTTATAAATCTTATAAAAATAATCTTGCAAAGTTTATATTATCTAACATTAATATAACTCTTAATTTAGGTGAAATAACTGCTGTAGTAGGTGAAAACGGCAATGGTAAAACAACACTTTTAAGAATAATTGCAGGAGAACTAGCACCGAGTGGTGGACATTTAAGTTATCCATGCTTAAATGTTAATAGTAAAAATGATATATGTTCTATTAAGCGCCAAATAGCTTATATTCCTCAAGAATTACCTAAAATGCCTGGTTTAGTAGTTGATAATTTGCATTTTGCAGCAGCTATTCATGGAATTACAGGATCAATCAATAAAGAAGAGGTAGAATTTATTATTTATCGTTTAGCTTTGGAACAATATAGAGACGCAAAGTGGAGTGAACTATCTGGTGGTTATAAAATGCGATTTTCCTTAGCACAAGCGCTTGTTTGTAATCCTAAATTATTAATTTTAGATGAACCACTAGCAAATTTGGATATTAATACCCAATTGCTGTTTTTACAAGATTTACGAGATTTTGCTAATTATTATAAAGAAAAAAAATCAATTATTATTAGTTCGCAAAATTTATATGAAATTGAAAAAATCGCTGACAATATTATCTTTTTAAAAAATGGTCAAGCCAAATATAACAATTCAGTTAAAAACTTCGGCAAGGACAGAACTAAAAATTGTTATGAGATAGATTGTAGCCTATCGAAAGAAGAACTTGAATCTTTATTGAAGGAAGTTAATTATAAAAAGATTGATAAGTCAGGTATTTCTAGTTTTATTATTTATACAGATACAGATGTTATGACTAAAGACTTGCTAGAAGTATTTTTAGCTCATAAAATTTCATTGAAATACTTTAGAGATATTAGTAAATCTACTCGTACAATGTTTGATGAAGAATTAGTATGAAAAACATAAAAGATAGTTTAAAAGAGAATTTCAAAAAAACAATTAGTATAATTATATTTCCTAAATTCTTACAAGAAAGGGATCACTATTTTTTACTTAATTATCCAAGGTTATGGTTATTTAAATTACATTATATTTTTTATTATGCGATACTCGTAAATATAGTATTTTTTTTACTTGCTTTGGTTCTTCCAATTCAACAATTTTATTCATTCTCAAACATATGGATATTTCTTTTCTCTCTAATGTCAATATTATTTATATTTGCATATTTTGAAGATTTTAACGTTGGCAAACGATATAGTATCCTTGATAAGAGTAATGGATATTTAGAATTAATTATTTATTTTATTGCTCTATTAATGATTTGTTCAGTAAGTATATTTTTCCCTTTATTAATAGAATTTAAAGTACAAGTTCAGTTTCCTCAAAATGAATTAAGCGTTGATTTTTTAGCATTAAGCTCAATTAGTCAACATAAGATGTTAGAAGAAAGTAGTGACAATAAATCAGTTGATATTTATATTCAACAATTAAAAGAATATATTAATAGCCAAGAATTTAAAAAACAACAAGAAACAAGTATCTTCTCAGTTCTATATGACAACGAAGAAAAAGCCAAAACATTATATATTGAGAATAATAATGATATCACTCATAAAGAAAAGCTTAATAATTTGCAAGTATTTATTTTAAAAAATAAAAGACTAAGAAATCTCTTGAAATCTTCAGTTAGTTTAGAAAACCTTATCCTTTTAGAATCTAACCTTGATTATACTTACAATACTTTTTATAATGGAACTTTTGGTGATATTATCAATAAATTTTTTATTAAGGAATTGAATGTTAATGTTAAAAATAATAAAGATGTATCTAGTATTTCAGCAATATTTAATGATTTTTTAAATAAAAAAGATGATGAATTAATCAGAAAAACTTTTGAAAATAGTGTTTTTGCAAAATTGGTAGAATCTATAAGGAATGATAATAAAATATTAATTATATCTACTATAGATAAATACCTTGGACAAGAAATTAAACCACTAAGTATTGAGCAAAAAATAGATAAAGCAATAAGCAATGCTTCAAATATTTATGAAATATTTTATTATCAAAATTTTATACTAAAAAATTTGTTAATTAATTATTTTCTTTGTGCTTATTTTACATTAATAGCATTTTTAACTGTAAATACTAGTTTTTATAAAGGAATTATGTTGATGTTTACATTTTTGATTCCTTTTGCGATAGCACCAATATTTATACCTGTAATTCAATTTTTAAATTTCTTTTTTGGTTTTAGTAAAATTTATTTAGAAATTAAATTGTTTATTTTTATTTTTCTACCTACCTTATTCTTATTTTATCAAACAATAAATATTTTAAGCATAAAGAATTTTTCTTTATTAAAAGAAGTTTATTTAATAATGTTACCATTTGCAGTAGATATCTCCGCTTATTTTATTATAAGTTGGATAGATAACCAATTTTTTAGCAATAATATTTCTTTAAATACGAAATTGTTTATATCCAGTTTAGCCCATTTACCGTTTATCCCTTATCTAAAAAGTCGTTTAGTTAGACAGCTATCTTTACCGTATATTGATCCCTGACTTTTCACAGGATGTGGAAAAGCAAGAGTAGTTCGCGATACTATATTGCGAACCATTTGCTATTCTTTATTATATTTGGAGATTTCTTCGACTAAATCTTTTAAACCCTGTTTTAGAGCCTCAAGCGAACAATCTAAAACCTCAATTTTAGTCCTTGCAGTAATTTGTTCAATGGCATCTATGTAGGCTTGACTACCAGCCTGACTTAAATGCTTGTACTTGGAAAGCTTGCCCACTTTTACCCCTACAACTAGGTGGCGCAACAGGCGTTGAGTTAGGGGTGAAATGAGCAGTGATACCGAAAGTTACGCTAAGAATTGATGAGCCACTTTCATACTGTGATCGCCACGGATAAAACTGTACCAATTAAAGTCTCGGAAATTTAGGAGCTTCAAACCCTTGCTGTGCCGTATTAAATTGTTGCATCAAATAATCTATAGGTTATTTGGTACATTGAGAATTGCTAAAAATATCGATTGACAGAATGCTTATCCAGTAAGCGTTACAGCCTTAACGTAAATTTCCGCACGGATGCTCATTTAACCCCAGTTATGTAGGGTAGTCACCGAGATACGCGGCGGCTACCCAATCTGGCTTTGGCGTTTTCGAGCAAGCCTTTTAAGTGACAGCCGAGATAAATTTAAGAATTTTCGGATTCTCTGAATAGCTTGTTAACAAAGGATTCCCAAGCAAAGCCGGCAAGAGCTGCATCTCGAATAGTGTAGAACTTCAAATCTAATAAAAGCACAATAAAAATAGCTATCAAAGTAGCAGCCAGGAAAATTCCTAAATACTTACTACCACCATACCTTTTCCAAGCTTCTGAAATACGGTTCCAAATTGAAGGCTTATCTGTTGTTTCTAGCTTTGCGCGCTGTAAAGTTTTCACTGCAACAGGGAGTACTAAGCTTAAAAGAATACCAATTAATACCCAAATAATAGCTTGAATTGAGGGAAGAATCTCAGTCTGTGATGTACTTACTTGCATACTTGCTTCTTAGCTTGTTAATAGCATTTAAATATGTTTACTCAACATATACCATTCTCACTCACCAGGAAGGTAATGATCGATTCCTTTAGATTTGAAATCTTTTAAAATTGCACCTATTGGAATACCTTCATTAACTCTAAATCGTCCTTTAACAACCTTCTTAATAACACTAGATAATGGATCAGAAGGATATGGGTTACCACTATGGTGCAAGGCAACAACTCTCCAATTATGATCAAAGACAGGTGCGCCTGAAGAGCCATCCTCTGTGTCAGCCACGTACTGGACTCTCGAATCTGTTGTATGCACGACATAATTTTGAGTCATAACAACTTTTAATGGGCCACCCTTAGGATGTTGTATGATATTTACTCGTGAATATTCTATAACCTGCTTTGGTTGTAACAATAAGTAACCCATGTGTTTACCAATACTACCCAAATCTGCTATTGACTTTTCCCTGAGATCATCTACAGTAGTTTCTATTGGCTTATCTTGTAAACGCACTAAAGCATAGTCTAATTCTTTGGCGGGGCTTGCAAAATAAAAATCTTGTCGTATTGGTATTACTTTACCTGTTAATGGAGTAATGTTGGAAACACTAGCCATATAGCCAAAACGGGCTACGGCATCTTCAAGATAGCTTTGCTCTTTTAGAACATGTTGATTGGTTAAAAGCAAATCTGGCCCTATTAAGAAGCCAGTTCCCTTAGGAGACCCCTCTGGAATTTCAATTCTTGCCACTGCTTGAGCACAATAAAATGCGCTAAGTAGCATATATATATCAAGAAAATTATCCGTAGAGTTGATAATAGCCTCAAGAATTTGCTCATCATCAACTTTTGCTGTAAATTCAGGCTCTGGAACTATTACTTTTTTTGATGCCAATTCCTGTTCAATACTGTCAGTCAGTTCCAATAAAGCTAGTCTAATTTTCTTTTCTTCAATTCTTCCTTGATCCGAATTTATAATACCCCTACGAACGTCTCCTTGTAAGCTTTTTAAGCTGCCAGAATGTAATAGAACTTCGTTACGGAACCGAGATGAGTTTTCTTCAGTAACCTCTTTCAATTTTTGGATTACAAAATCCAAATCATTTTCTTGGATTGATTCTCTAATTCTAGTGAAATCTTCTAACATATACTACTCTGTGTCTACTATTTAGTATCTCCATCACAATAATTACTTTTAATAAAAACATAAAATGTCTGCAAATTTTTCTAGCTTAATTATATTTTTTTTCCATTTACTATAAGGAACATTCAGCAAATCAATCGCCCGTTTCTTGGCTGCTTCCCTCCGCCGATCATACTTGTCGTACTTGGCGACGCATGACCTGCAAGTTTCGCTACCGTGACATATCTGCACCCGCATCCAATAGATTACCGATAAAAGTTCTTCTAAAATCATGAGGTGTAAACGCATCCATATCAGCTTTTTCCCCCGTCGCTGCAATGCTCGTAACACCCCCTGCTCACTCATCCGTCTCGGTATGATTTTCTGTGCCTTATTTAAAGGATGAAAAAGCGCCCCTGGTGCTTTCCCCCGAATCAACAACCAATCAGTAACAGCTTGCACACCAGCTTCAGGTAAGTAAACAATTCGTTCCTTGCGCCCCTTAGCTTCACGTATTGTTAATGACCGACTACGCAGCTTAAAATCGCTCAAATCAAGAAACGTTACTTCACTGCGACGCAACCCTACCGTCAAAACTGCCAGCATTGCCGCATCCCTCCGACCCAATGTTGAATCATCTTGAATGCAATCATCCCACAACGCAGCAATTTCAAGAGCATCAAGTTCGCGCTCCTTCAATAAACTCTGACCCCGCACCGAATCAATATCAGATGCTTTTCCATACTCATCCGTGGACATCAACCCTAACCGCCAAGCTTCCTTGAGCGTCCGCCGCAACGCACATAACATTTTATTGGCCATCGCTGGGCTGTATTTCTCCATCAGCACCGACCTCACCGCCGCAGTATGCTGGTAACGCAACTTTGACCAATCCAAAGTACTTGCATCACAAGTGTCATTGGTCAGCAGCCGAGCGATCGCATTTAACGCTTCCCGCATTGTCCGCCGGGAACCTTCACCAAGACTGTTGATATAAACTTCAGCCGGGTGCATAGTTAGCGGTACTGGTTCGGTCAGAGCCAGCGACTCTGGATTAAAATTGGATGCGATGGCTTTCACGGGCCTGTCTGATAGATGCTTTAAACTAGATCTTCCCCCAAATGTACTGTAACCACAAGCCTTTCAGCTGCTATGTGGTGCGGGAATTCCTTTTCGCTACACCTAATGTGGCGCATAAATACCGTGATCGCTCACAGACAGAACCAAGGAAGCACCACTAAAACCATACACAAGTTAATAAGTATTATTTTAAACATTCTGTTTTCTACTCCAAGAGCCACCCCAGCCTGGGAGGAGCGACGTGCAACAGCGATACGCAGTATTGGCTCTTAAAAGTCTTTCGGAGCCAGGCTTTCATATCCAAATTAAGAAATGCCTTCATGAGTTTTGCTTAAACCGCTCACCCATCAGCATAAGGGATTTGGGTCAATTTACCCGGATTTAACTGAGAGGTGCAGGGCTTAATAGCTCCCATCGGTTCAGTTTAGCTGTTTGGGGAATTCGCCAAGGGGATCGGTATCTCGGCGGCCACCCTAATACTAAGCTGCAACGGGTTGAGCGAAATTTGGGGACTGATCCTAATCAGCAACGACGGTGGTAAACACTCAGCCCGTGGCAAAGCAGCAAAAAATTCTTAGACAGTAAAAAGAGTAAAGGTGCAGCTATTAAAAGATGGACTTAGCGTAAATTCTTGTATAGATGCTACTCAAACGCCTAATTACTTTTGCTGTCTCATCTTTTTAGTTCTCTAATTAAAGCACCGACAGCGCGGAGAACCAAAAAAACACTAACTGCGATCGCTAGAATACAAGCTACTGGAGTATTACCCGCCGTCAGCAGTGGTATTACAACCAATCTGAATGCTAACAACACAGCAACTGTCCAACCCCCAGTCTTGAGTAGTAGAGAAAAAAATTGTTGCCACGAGACGAACTCGTTAAGCGGATTATTATCCACTCTGTTCTCAGAATTATGAGTGTAGGGATAATGCTGTACTTCTCCGGATTTACTTTGATTAATGTCAGACATCTCAAGTGAGTGGCTGTCAGATAGCTCCTCAAGGCTTTCAAATTCATTGTCTGGATTGGGTAGTGCGAAAGAAAATTGTGCTTTCATATACCTCCTTTAGAATAGGGCTTACTTTGTCTTCTATTCTACACCAATTTTTTTTGGTGTGTTTACTTGGTGCGATAACTCTCTGGACTTTTTACTATAATTAAAATATGTTGTGTTATGAGGTTGATTTATTGACTCAACTACAAATAAGCTAATCAGGGAACAAGGAGAAAAACCAACCTATGCGTTCTAGACCAAAGTCAAAGGTTGCTAGCCTCCGTGAAAAGGCAGGACTAACTCAAGTACAATTAGCAGTTTTGGTGGGTGTAACCCCAAACACTATTCAGAATTGGGAAAAAGAAAATGGACTAGACCAGTTAGAGAAATATCTAAAGCTGGCAGAAATTTTTGGCTGTCAAGTATCAGATTTAGTGGAGTATGTTTCCGTACTAGAAGAAGAACCTAAGTCTAAAGGCTTTTCGTTACAAGAGTTACGCGAACTACGTGAGAGGTGGGGAACTAATACAAAAGCTCAAACAGATGAGCCTCACCTTACATCTGAATCTGGGACTGAGGTAAATAAACAATGAAAATCTCATCTTCACGTATGAATAACTACAAGGTACACGACAGATGAAAATTCTAGTTGATGCTGATGTATTGTTAGAGTTTTTTATAAATCGTCATGGGTTTGTAGAAGATGTTGAATTGTTATTGTTGAAAAATTATGAATCTCAGCATTTTGAGCTTTATATAACTGATAAATGTTTAAAGCGTATTCGTTTAGAAGATGGCTATACAGACACATTTACTGGAACAGACTTAGCCTGCGAACTAGAGTCTAGACTGAATGGTTATATTATCCAAATTGATAGCAGTATAAAAGAGCAGGCTCGTAAATTATCCTTACCAGATTTTGATTCTGCTGAGGAACTGGTTTGTGCTAAAAAGATGAATATTGATGCAATAGTCACTCAAAACCCACTAAATTTTCAAGGAGCTAATTTTCCTATTTGGTCGGCTTCAGAGCTACTACTTCGTGTAGGATTGGAGGAAAGTTTATTAAGGAATGTTGACCGTCATTACTTAGAAAATAGTTTATGTAATAGCGTTAACAATTTTGATATAAAAGAATCTGTTGTTTTTGTAGAAGCCTGTCATACTAATAATACATTATTGAATAATAAAGACATGTATTCAATAGATATTTATAATGGCGACACAAAATTGCCAATTGAACACTTATTAGATATTATTTGGTGGTATGCAGACAGAGATTAATTATATGAATTTACTTTTATATTCCAAGAAAATTTATGATTTTATGTTAAAAATCTTGCGTCTAATATATTCATGCAATATTTTACTTAAATTATTCTATTTTGACGGAAAGAGAAGATCAAGTGTAGAGTAAGTTTTTCTATCGTCGTTGCACAACCAAGAAGTACTGCAATCTATCGAAACCGGGAGAGACAAACCACTTGAAGAAATTGAATATTTTAATAATTCTAAAAGCATTTCCCCATCTATTAATTCAAGTTCAAGTTTATACTTTGCCAAATTAGGATTTTTAGGAACTTTTTGGGCTGGAGTTGAGAATCTAGTTGCTGTTGTGACAAAAATCCCTCTCTCAAAACCTTCAAGAAGTAATGCACCTACAAAGTTTCGTACCTCTTTAACTGACTCCACATCACGGTCAATACGCCTTTTTACTTGAACTGCACTATGTATTTTGCCGTTATCTTCTGCCAAGAAAAGATCAATTCCACCATCTGCTGAGTTGGCATTTGCAGTCACACGATGAACATCACACCTATAATGTTCCTTGAGTATTCCTGCAACTAGGTCTTCAGCTTTTTGAGCATTTATATATTTGCGGTCATCCCAACGTCGAGCTAAGTTTGTTTTCAAATCTTCAAGGAGAACGTTATCGGATGAAATATCTACATGAACAAGAATCGCATGATATAGTTCCCACCAAAAAGCTACACGTTTCTGTCCACCACCTGCAAATTCTCTTTCAAGGTTTAGTTGCCACCAACCGCAGGAATTACATAAATGCAACCGCCTTCTCATTATTTCTTCTTGTTTTTTATAAAAATCGAGAGATGGATCGTGCGTGTATTGTTTAAACTGGGACTGGCAGAAAGGACAAATTCCTTCAAACATCGCGTGTCCAAAATCTATCTCTCCTGCATCAGCATCGGCATGATCGTAAGTTAGATAGTTTTTATAGACGAGACGCTGAAATTTCAAAGAATCCATAGCTTCGCTCTCTCTAAATTCCCAACCAAGGCCGCAGATTAGCACGGCGAACCTTAACCCCCGGCTGAGTCTTAGTCCCAATCCGAACATCATTCGATTGCCCACACTCCCAAACATAAACTAGTTCGCCGTTATACTCAGCTAAAGAATCTACGCTCAGTCGCCACACACTATTAGCCGCATCCTTAATATGTTGCAGTTGTTCAGGATTGAACCCTTTAACTATTTGCTGTAATTCAGCACTATCAAGGCTTAGAACAATTTCCCCCAAGGCTGACTTGTTATCCCAAGTCTCAATAATTCGTTGTTGGGTGCTGACTTGTTTTTGTCTGGTGCTGTCGGTAGTGCTGTTGGTTATGCTGTCTGAAACCCTTGCTGGTGCTGGCTGTGCTGACTGTGCTGGCTGTTCCTCCTGATTTTGACTGCTACTAGTATTCATCGCCTCTTGTTGGTGAAGGGTGTCAGCTGCGTCACTATCAGCAGAAAGGTCAGCACCACTCTGAAAATCAGCACTATCAATACTTTCAGTTAGCATCTGGGTTAGCACTGGGTTAGCATGATTTTTATTCAGGTCGGCATCTAA
The nucleotide sequence above comes from Tolypothrix sp. PCC 7712. Encoded proteins:
- a CDS encoding DUF6753 family protein, whose protein sequence is MAIANGKGNGGVSHLDRLLSEKSPEFQAKVLRFALDSGMKQDDPAFRLVQYIGYLAQLTETAPNDWKLLFENLQVELNQWSQLTAEQLKTQADHTENIKNLATSCNQLGIALSALNQTSLQQLELLKNLTNLSNYWSNTSPNHTEKLIAPLREELKQMKTMISSHQLSHSVAVDLAAKNWARAAFVSLFTPVTFFILFTIYSRFFPLSLPYEAQTSLEKIEQQTGWTNTKLQRVERNLGTDPNSRRRR
- a CDS encoding helix-turn-helix transcriptional regulator, with the translated sequence MRSRPKSKVASLREKAGLTQVQLAVLVGVTPNTIQNWEKENGLDQLEKYLKLAEIFGCQVSDLVEYVSVLEEEPKSKGFSLQELRELRERWGTNTKAQTDEPHLTSESGTEVNKQ
- a CDS encoding restriction endonuclease, which gives rise to MDSLKFQRLVYKNYLTYDHADADAGEIDFGHAMFEGICPFCQSQFKQYTHDPSLDFYKKQEEIMRRRLHLCNSCGWWQLNLEREFAGGGQKRVAFWWELYHAILVHVDISSDNVLLEDLKTNLARRWDDRKYINAQKAEDLVAGILKEHYRCDVHRVTANANSADGGIDLFLAEDNGKIHSAVQVKRRIDRDVESVKEVRNFVGALLLEGFERGIFVTTATRFSTPAQKVPKNPNLAKYKLELELIDGEMLLELLKYSISSSGLSLPVSIDCSTSWLCNDDRKTYSTLDLLFPSK
- a CDS encoding trypsin-like peptidase domain-containing protein, with the protein product MLEDFTRIRESIQENDLDFVIQKLKEVTEENSSRFRNEVLLHSGSLKSLQGDVRRGIINSDQGRIEEKKIRLALLELTDSIEQELASKKVIVPEPEFTAKVDDEQILEAIINSTDNFLDIYMLLSAFYCAQAVARIEIPEGSPKGTGFLIGPDLLLTNQHVLKEQSYLEDAVARFGYMASVSNITPLTGKVIPIRQDFYFASPAKELDYALVRLQDKPIETTVDDLREKSIADLGSIGKHMGYLLLQPKQVIEYSRVNIIQHPKGGPLKVVMTQNYVVHTTDSRVQYVADTEDGSSGAPVFDHNWRVVALHHSGNPYPSDPLSSVIKKVVKGRFRVNEGIPIGAILKDFKSKGIDHYLPGE
- a CDS encoding PIN domain-containing protein, whose amino-acid sequence is MKILVDADVLLEFFINRHGFVEDVELLLLKNYESQHFELYITDKCLKRIRLEDGYTDTFTGTDLACELESRLNGYIIQIDSSIKEQARKLSLPDFDSAEELVCAKKMNIDAIVTQNPLNFQGANFPIWSASELLLRVGLEESLLRNVDRHYLENSLCNSVNNFDIKESVVFVEACHTNNTLLNNKDMYSIDIYNGDTKLPIEHLLDIIWWYADRD
- a CDS encoding ATP-binding cassette domain-containing protein; the encoded protein is MNNFDSEDRYSEIESLVASNELDIATKRLMDFAKNFLDNSKTKFEIIDIRAKYVELSREMRCYGVTDAINNRLTELRFQILEFATYIKTNQQLNNPDINNLEEPGLILSKSEQLQINYDNPYQNDDNQGTTQLEIAKMRFLEKQKSQKKSNSSFVFECKEIYKSYKNNLAKFILSNINITLNLGEITAVVGENGNGKTTLLRIIAGELAPSGGHLSYPCLNVNSKNDICSIKRQIAYIPQELPKMPGLVVDNLHFAAAIHGITGSINKEEVEFIIYRLALEQYRDAKWSELSGGYKMRFSLAQALVCNPKLLILDEPLANLDINTQLLFLQDLRDFANYYKEKKSIIISSQNLYEIEKIADNIIFLKNGQAKYNNSVKNFGKDRTKNCYEIDCSLSKEELESLLKEVNYKKIDKSGISSFIIYTDTDVMTKDLLEVFLAHKISLKYFRDISKSTRTMFDEELV
- a CDS encoding tyrosine-type recombinase/integrase gives rise to the protein MKAIASNFNPESLALTEPVPLTMHPAEVYINSLGEGSRRTMREALNAIARLLTNDTCDASTLDWSKLRYQHTAAVRSVLMEKYSPAMANKMLCALRRTLKEAWRLGLMSTDEYGKASDIDSVRGQSLLKERELDALEIAALWDDCIQDDSTLGRRDAAMLAVLTVGLRRSEVTFLDLSDFKLRSRSLTIREAKGRKERIVYLPEAGVQAVTDWLLIRGKAPGALFHPLNKAQKIIPRRMSEQGVLRALQRRGKKLIWMRLHLMILEELLSVIYWMRVQICHGSETCRSCVAKYDKYDRRREAAKKRAIDLLNVPYSKWKKNIIKLEKFADILCFY